A portion of the Colias croceus chromosome 25, ilColCroc2.1 genome contains these proteins:
- the LOC123703027 gene encoding UDP-glucosyltransferase 2-like has protein sequence MGRLVKIILIISFVSKIDAAKILAVFPTPSISHQVVFRPLTQELARRGHEVTVITADPAFTKENAPANLTEIDFHDISYKTWKETFMNSQLQLGKRSSMVALTKTLIEMMLTMTEEQIKTKEMQELINDGNKKFDLIILESCARPYNIFSHIFKAPVIEVSSFGMFYGSEKIVGAPSHPFLYPTESNQKLFNLTFWEKVYELYTHVRINSLWSAALNEEMSLIRKLLGKDIPSHEELNKNTEFMFLNIHPVWSHNQPLPPNVISIWGMHKTPEKPLPKELENYLNSSKNGVVYVSFGSNVRSSLLPPRTVETLMGVFSKLPYDVLLKWDHINVPGLSSNVKVSTWLPQSDLLKHSKIKLFITQGGLQSTDEAINAGVPLVGIPMFGDQWYNVELYEYHKIGLKVDMENLTEDNLLKAIKTVIDDKSYRKNIIRLRNIMRDQPESALDRAVWWTEYVLRHGGAKHLRAAAANMPWTQYYEIEFILILGSIILIFAAAFLRPYYDLHQRRVKGTSGPPMWINVSTWVIS, from the exons ATGGGCCGGttagttaaaattattcttaTCATATCGTTCGTTAGTAAAATTGACGCTGCAAAAATTTTAGCTGTATTTCCAACACCGTCGATAAGCCATCAAGTTGTATTCAGACCTTTGACTCAAGAGTTGGCAAGACGAGGCCATGAAGTTACTGTCATTACAGCAGACCCGGCGTTTACAAAAGAAAATGCACCAGCAAACTTGACAGAAATAGATTTTCATGACATTTCCTATAAAACATGGAAAGAAACATTCATGAATAGTCAACTACAACTTGGTAAACGAAGCAGTATGGTGGCACTAACAAAAACATTGATTGAAATGATGCTTACAATGACAGAGGagcaaataaaaactaaagaaATGCAAGAGTTGATCAACGATGGAAATAAGaaatttgatttaataatcCTAGAATCATGTGCAAggccatataatatattttcacataTATTCAAAGCACCAGTTATTGAAGTAAGTTCGTTCGGAATGTTTTATGGCAGCGAGAAAATCGTTGGTGCCCCATCTCATCCCTTCTTATACCCGACGGAGTCTAACCAAAAACTGTTTAACTTAACGTTTTGGGAAAAAGTCTATGAATTATATACACATGTTAGAATAAATAGTTTATGGTCTGCTGCTTTAAATGAAGAAATGTCATTAATTCGTAAACTGTTAGGTAAAGATATACCTAGTCATGAAGAATTGAacaaaaatactgaatttatgtttttgaacaTACACCCTGTTTGGAGTCATAACCAACCTTTGCCACCAAATGTTATTTCTATATGGGGAATGCATAAGACACCAGAAAAGCCGCTTCCTAAG GagttagaaaattatttaaattcatcaaAAAATGGCGTGGTATACGTAAGTTTTGGGTCTAACGTTCGATCATCTCTGCTTCCACCTAGAACAGTTGAAACGTTAATGGgagtattttctaaattacCTTATGATGTGCTTTTAAAATGGGATCACATAAATGTTCCAGGATTGAGTAGTAATGTTAAAGTATCTACATGGTTACCACAATCAGATCTCTTAA AACATTCTAAGATAAAACTATTTATCACACAAGGAGGTCTTCAGTCAACAGATGAAGCTATTAATGCTGGAGTACCTCTAGTTGGTATTCCGATGTTCGGAGATCAATGGTACAATGTAGAACTATacgaatatcataaaataggACTTAAAGTTGATATGGAAAACTTAACTGAAGATAATCTACTTAAAGCAATCAAAACTGTTATAGATGATAAAAG CTACAGGAAGAATATAATAAGACTTCGTAACATAATGAGAGACCAGCCCGAGAGCGCGCTGGATCGCGCGGTGTGGTGGACGGAGTACGTGCTGCGGCACGGAGGGGCGAAGCACCTGCGGGCCGCTGCCGCCAACATGCCCTGGACTCAGTACTATGAGATTGAATTTATACTCATATTGGGATCCATAATACTGATATTTGCAGCCGCGTTCCTA AGGCCGTATTATGACCTACACCAGAGGCGTGTAAAAGGAACCTCCGGCCCACCCATGTGGATAAATGTATCCACATGGGTGATATCATGA
- the LOC123703325 gene encoding UDP-glycosyltransferase UGT5-like: MYRLILVLISASIIPEIYTARILAIFPTPSISHQVVFRPLTQELVKRGHHVTILTTDPVFTNKNRPKNLTEIDVHDLSYAIWREKFTFKQEFGKKETVYSQIQTILDLIVPLTEVQYKSKEVQELINDKSVKFDLLLIEAWTRQALIYSHIYKAPVIQVSSFGAIFDHDETVGSPVHPFLYPILCQQKIYNLTFWEKVEELYKYWWFKSLWFSREDEEIKLLRKFVGNDLPNYRELRNNIDMVFLNTHPMLLDNQPFPPNVISIWGIHKKPEKALPQELKSYLDSSKNGVVYISFGTNAPSSTLPSEFIQLLIRVFSKLPYDVLWKWEKDELPGKSENIRISKWLPQSDLLKHPKIKLFITQGGLQSTDEAITAGVPVIGIPMLGDQWYNVEKYVYHKIGQRLDMESINEQNLKAAIDTVIGDKSYRENMIKLRTLLKDQPVSALDRAVWWTEYVLRHGGAKHLRAAAANMPWTQYYEIEFVLKLLSLLAAIVVPVIAVIYFIIMKFMSKSKLKVS, from the exons ATGTATAGACTAATACTAGTCTTAATAAGTGCATCTATTATACCGGAAATATATACCGCACGAATATTGGCAATTTTCCCTACACCTTCTATCAGTCATCAAGTTGTGTTTAGGCCGCTAACACAAGAGTTAGTAAAACGCGGTCACCATGTCACCATCCTTACAACAGATCCTGTATTCACAAATAAGAATAGACCAAAAAACCTAACAGAAATAGACGTCCACGATTTATCATACGCAATATGGAGAGAGAAGTTTACGTTCAAGCAAGAATTTGGGAAAAAGGAAACTGTGTACAGTCAGATCCAAACGATTCTGGACTTGATAGTTCCGCTTACAGAAGTGCAGTACAAATCGAAGGAGGTGCAAGAACTAATTAATGATAAGAGCGTGAAATTTGATTTGCTATTAATAGAAGCTTGGACACGACAGGCGTTAATATACTCCCATATTTATAAGGCACCTGTAATACAAGTGAGTTCTTTTGGAGCGATCTTCGACCATGATGAAACAGTGGGCTCGCCTGTCCACCCATTCCTATACCCAATATTGTGCCAACAGAAGATCTATAACCTAACTTTTTGGGAGAAAGTTGAAGAGCTTTACAAATATTGGTGGTTCAAAAGTTTGTGGTTTTCAAGGGAAGATGAGgagattaaattattacgtaaATTTGTTGGAAATGATCTACCGAATTACAGAGAGCTgagaaataatattgatatggTGTTTCTGAATACTCATCCTATGTTGTTAGATAATCAGCCGTTTCCACCTAATGTTATATCCATATGGGGTATTCACAAGAAGCCAGAAAAGGCGTTGCCACAA GAACTCAAATCGTATTTAGACTCATCAAAAAACGGTGTTGTTTATATAAGTTTCGGTACAAATGCCCCTTCATCGACTTTACCATctgaatttattcaattgttgATACGAGTGTTTTCAAAGCTTCCCTACGATGTATTGTGGAAATGGGAAAAGGATGAATTGCCCGGGAAATCGGAGAATATACGGATATCAAAATGGTTACCACAATCAGATTTATTGA aACATCCAAAAATCAAACTCTTCATAACACAAGGAGGGCTACAATCTACAGACGAAGCTATTACTGCTGGAGTGCCCGTTATAGGAATACCAATGCTTGGGGACCAATGGTACAATGTAGAGAAATATGTGTATCATAAAATTGGTCAGAGATTGGACATGGAATCCATAAATGAACAGAATTTGAAAGCGGCTATTGATACTGTTATAGGCGATAAGAG cTATCGAGAGAATATGATAAAACTGCGTACACTATTAAAAGACCAGCCAGTTAGCGCACTGGATCGCGCGGTGTGGTGGACGGAGTACGTGCTGCGGCACGGAGGGGCGAAGCACCTGCGGGCCGCCGCCGCCAACATGCCCTGGACTCAGTACTATGAGAttgaatttgtattaaaaCTACTATCGCTATTAGCTGCCATAGTAGTTCCAGTTATAGcagtgatatattttataataatgaaatttatgtCTAAATCTAAGTTAAAAGTATCGTAG